A genomic segment from Nicotiana tabacum cultivar K326 chromosome 9, ASM71507v2, whole genome shotgun sequence encodes:
- the LOC107802943 gene encoding strigolactones hydrolase CXE15-like produces the protein MATTLSHSSLYPLHSLSSSCFSSTICSSLCPFTCCPSSFSFPTQFSTNLEIPVLSSCYSQIQQLFPFAIKHHHPILLFVGVDSPPLDTQTFLATFSVLGAIALSLFLGLKGDPVPCDRCAGNGGTKCVFCNDGKMTTEKGLVDCKVCKGAGDSAGGNIAHNLAIRLRVGSIELAPVRVRGYVYLLPFFGGTTRTKFEAEGPKEAFLNIELIDRFWRLSVPIGETTDHPLVNPFGPNSPDLEKIDLDPILVIVGGYDLLKDRAEDYAKRLKEWGKKIEYVEFEGQQHGFFTIYPNSKPSKKLMLTIKKFIRDNSS, from the exons ATGGCAACAACACTCTCTCACTCCTCACTCTATCCCCTCCATTCTCTCTcctcttcttgtttttcttcaacaatttgttcATCTCTATGCCCTTTCACTTGctgtccttcttcattttctttcccaaCTCAGTTCTCAACAAATCTTGAAATCCCAGTATTGTCATCATGTTATTCCCAAATTCAGCAACTATTCCCATTCGCAATAAAGCATCATCACCCCATTTTGCTCTTCGTTGGTGTTGACTCACCCCCTTTGGATACCCAAACATTTCTTGCCACTTTCAGTGTTTTAGGTGCCATTGCTCTCTCCCTCTTTCTTGGCCTCAAG GGAGATCCAGTTCCTTGTGATAGGTGTGCTGGAAATG GTGGTACAAAGTGTGTCTTCTGCAATGATGGTAAGATGACAACTGAAAAAGGATTAGTTGACTGCAAAGTTTGCAAGGGTGCAG GTGACTCAGCCGGTGGCAACATCGCGCATAATTTGGCAATTCGGCTTAGAGTTGGATCAATCGAGCTGGCGCCGGTTCGAGTTAGAGGTTATGTATATTTGCTTCCTTTCTTTGGAGGGACTACAAGGACAAAGTTTGAAGCTGAGGGACCTAAAGAAGCTTTTTTAAACATTGAGCTCATTGACAG GTTTTGGAGGTTATCAGTACCAATAGGGGAAACAACTGACCATCCACTTGTGAACCCATTTGGGCCCAACAGCCCAGACTTGGAAAAGATTGATCTTGACCCAATTCTTGTAATTGTTGGAGGATATGATCTTCTTAAAGACAGAGCTGAAGACTATGCAAAGAGATTGAAGGAATGGGGAAAGAAGATTGAATATGTGGAGTTTGAAGGACAACAACATGGTTTTTTCACTATTTATCCTAATTCAAAGCCTTCCAAGAAGTTGATGCTCACTATCAAGAAGTTCATTCGAGACAATTCTTCTTAA
- the LOC107761926 gene encoding kinesin-like protein KIN-12E, translated as MPLFSEDSSAIRSRFRSQQDHSSTATPMDTPASMTLSSVKSTPNLRLFKSAAKDRIDTYHSQDMLESQNRSFEFCEDPSFWKEHNVQVIIRIRPLSNSEISLQGHSKCVRQESSQTITWTGHPESRFTFDMVADENVTQEMLFKAAGVPMVENCVGGYNSCMFAYGQTGSGKTHTMLGDIEGGTRRHSADCGMTPRVFEYMFSRIQKEREARREENIRFTCRCSFLEIYNEQILDLLDPSSVNLQIREDTKKGIHVEDLKEVEVTSARDVMQQLLQGAANRKVAATNMNRASSRSHSVFTCVIESKWESQGVTHHRFARLNLVDLAGSERQKSSGAEGERLKEATNINKSLSTLGLVIMNLVSISNGKSQHVPYRDSKLTFLLQDSLGGNAKTCIIANISPSSCCSLETLSTLKFAQRAKFIKNHAVVNEDASGDVLAMRIQIQNLKKEVAHLRSKVDGGAENHENDAWTVAFPGSPATVRWEGLHGLSSPLTSDKRMSKKKDYEVALIGAFRREKDKDIALQALTAENQAAMQLIKQREAEIQGLKMRLRFREASIKRLESVASGKISAEMHLLKEKEEHLKEIEVLRNQVDRNQEVTRFAMENLQLKEEIGRLKSFYEEGERERMNEQIAMLQDKLLEALDWKLMHESCPASVQKGSSELGMHIENDLNLLTSCQPASPWSTSINEENEFLRVQAIQNQAELDALHRKLDFCVEEKEKLERQLNDLEKELEFERSSKAVLVEESKKGQNELPSAANYQMPAIAVSDQAELKTIVDAIAAASQREAEAHETAISLSKENDELRMKLKVLIEDNNRLIELYELAVAEKNNENDRGQNCQQKSVPSGDEHALENHSLDDTVQSGDLETLEEAGLHEVDVHDEYSQCSFLPGKSNISDSEELSCYKTTEMIMNKPSEPNEENTFETLGKADYMMLETSFPESTAETVVYDELPEDPCASLKQDVEMEDQSSNVLRKHVPEDLSLVRKKLEEAQEKLLKSANTISMFGSLERAIVEVDEFTGEIDKLAESIEVKKQECTSFKLQSSQMLEKKVLLDKKLSALRCSLSSFSSSVCFFEQREAQARARLDASNAGLNQKRAKLAHLQASKAELLDAQMQTKQSESELRNILADLKSRLEEENRRLESDRVLFAIDNIEKPDIQLPERNWQLSGKATELLKSEEEKTKIQNQIKQTRENLGMKKKETEELNVKMLKSESEIEAIEKEIQNGLQLVEEMGNKLQSVIREKEMILEMKEDGKHEFESMILEYHESMFEASLKEEELQILDEALHLEMKKIEDLQRAKARATTRKSQLLNALSCQSCSFSDKVEEDLHDIRRSVLELNPLLGIDSLGDS; from the exons ATGCCGTTATTTTCGGAAGATTCAAGCGCTATTAGGTCCAGATTTAGGTCACAACAAGATCACTCTTCTACAGCAACTCCAATGGACACGCCGGCTTCAATGACATTGTCGTCAGTAAAGAGCACTCCTAATCTCAGACTCTTCAAATCAGCTGCTAAGGACAGGATCGACACTTACCACAGCCAGGATATGTTGGAGTCTCAAAACCGGAGCTTTGAGTTCTGCGAAGATCCTTCATTCTGGAAAGAGCACAATGTCCAG GTTATTATAAGAATACGCCCCTTGAGTAATTCTGAGATATCTTTACAAGGGCATTCTAAATGTGTAAGACAAGAAAGCTCTCAGACCATCACTTGGACAGGACACCCAGAATCACGTTTTACATTTGATATGGTTGCTGATGAGAATGTTACTCAG GAGATGCTCTTTAAGGCTGCTGGAGTACCAATGGTGGAAAACTGTGTGGGAGGCTACAATAGTTGTATGTTTGCCTATGGACAA ACTGGAAGTGGAAAAACACACACCATGCTTGGAGATATTGAAGGAGGCACCCGAAGACATAGTGCAGATTGTGGGATGACTCCTAGGGTATTTGAGTACATGTTTTCAAGAATTCAAAAG GAAAGGGAGGCACGCAGGGAGGAAAATATAAGGTTCACTTGTAGATGCTCTTTCTTAGAAATATATAACGAGCAAATTCTTGACCTTTTGGATCCTTCCTCAGTCAACTTGCAG ATTAGGGAAGATACTAAAAAGGGGATTCATGTAGAAGATCTCAAAGAAGTGGAAGTTACGAGTGCTCGAGATGTGATGCAGCAGCTTCTTCAG GGTGCTGCAAACAGAAAGGTAGCTGCAACCAACATGAATCGTGCTAGTAGCCGTTCACACAGTGTTTTTACATGTGTGATAGAGAGCAAA TGGGAATCTCAAGGAGTAACTCACCACCGGTTTGCTCGTCTTAACCTTGTCGATTTGGCAGGCTCTGAAAG GCAGAAAAGCTCAGGAGCTGAAGGTGAACGTCTAAAGGAAGCTACTAACATCAACAAATCTCTTTCAACATTGGG ATTAGTGATTATGAACTTGGTCAGCATATCTAATGGAAAGTCACAACATGTTCCTTACCGAGATTCAAAGCTCACATTTCTACTCCAG GATTCATTGGGAGGGAATGCAAAAACATGTATAATTGCAAATATTAGTCCTTCCAGCTG CTGTTCATTGGAGACTCTAAGCACATTGAAGTTTGCTCAACGTGCCAAATTCATCAAAAATCAT GCTGTCGTAAATGAAGATGCTTCTGGAGACGTTCTTGCAATGAGGATACAGATTCAAAATCTGAAG AAAGAAGTAGCACATCTTAGGAGTAAGGTTGATGGAGGAGCTGAAAACCATGAAAATGATGCTTGGACTGTTGCTTTTCCAGGATCGCCTGCAACTGTTAGATGGGAAGGGCTTCATGGATTATCTAGTCCGCTTACATCAGATAAACGGATGTCTAAG AAAAAAGACTATGAAGTTGCCCTTATTGGAGCTTTTAGGAGGGAGAAGGATAAAGACATCGCATTACAAGCATTAACTGCTGAAAATCAGGCAGCGATGCAGCTG ATCAAACAAAGGGAAGCTGAGATACAGGGTTTGAAGATGAGACTAAGGTTTCGAGAAGCTTCAATAAAAAGGCTCGAATCAGTTGCTTCAGGAAAGATATCTGCCGAGATGCACTTGCTAAAGGAGAAAGAGGAGCATTTGAAGGAAATAGAGGTCTTACGGAATCAGGTTGATCGCAACCAAGAAGTTACAAGATTTGCCATGGAGAATTTACAGCTAAAAGAAGAGATCGGAAG ATTGAAGTCATTTTATGAGGAAGGTGAGCGAGAAAGAATGAATGAACAGATTGCGATGCTGCAGGATAAG TTGCTAGAAGCACTTGACTGGAAACTTATGCATGAATCTTGTCCTGCATCCGTTCAG AAGGGAAGTTCTGAGCTTGGGATGCATATTGAGAATGATTTGAACCTGCTAACATCTTGTCAG CCGGCTTCACCTTGGAGTACATCAATCAATGAGGAGAATGAGTTCCTCCGTGTCCAG GCAATTCAAAACCAAGCAGAACTGGACGCACTGCATAGAAAACTTGATTTTTGTgttgaagagaaagaaaaattggaAAG GCAATTGAATGACTTGGAAAAAGAGCTAGAATTTGAGAGATCCTCTAAAGCAGTTCTGGTGGAAGAATCAAAGAAGGGTCAAAATGAGCTGCCTTCTGCTGCAAATTATCAGATGCCCGCTATCGCTGTCAGTGATCAGGCGGAGCTAAAAACAATTGTTGATGCTATTGCAGCAGCAAGCCAAAGAGAAGCAGAAGCTCATGAAACTGCAATTTCCTTGTCTAAGGAAAATGATGAACTGAGGATGAAGCTCAAAGTCTTAATTGAGGACAATAACAGACTGATTGAACTGTATGAGCTAGCAGTAGCAGAAAAGAACAATGAGAATGATCGAGGTCAGAACTGCCAACAAAAGAGTGTTCCATCAGGGGATGAACATGCTTTAGAGAATCATTCTTTAGATGACACTGTTCAATCAGGGGATTTAGAAACTTTAGAGGAGGCTGGCTTGCACGAGGTAGATGTACATGATGAATACAGTCAATGTTCTTTTCTTCCAGGGAAAAGCAATATTTCTGACTCAGAAGAACTATCCTGCTACAAGACTACAGAGATGATAATGAATAAACCTTCAGAACCAAATGAAGAGAATACTTTTGAAACTTTGGGCAAAGCTGATTACATGATGTTGGAAACTAgttttcctgaatcaactgcaGAAACTGTAGTATATGATGAGCTTCCCGAGGATCCTTGTGCCTCCCTGAAGCAGGATGTTGAGATGGAAGATCAGTCATCAAATGTTTTGCGGAAACATGTACCAGAAGATCTAAGTCTGGTGAGGAAGAAGCTTGAAGAAGCACAGGAAAAGCTTCTAAAATCTGCTAACACCATAAGCATGTTTGGTTCACTAGAGAGGGCAATTGTCGAGGTTGATGAGTTTACGGGAGAAATTGACAAACTCGCAGAGAGTATTGAAGTGAAAAAACAAGAATGCACGTCGTTCAAGCTTCAGTCTTCACAAATGCTTGAAAAGAAAGTTTTGCTCGATAAAAAGCTATCAGCGCTAAGATGCTCACTATCAAGCTTTTCCTCATCAGTTTGCTTCTTTGAACAACGGGAAGCTCAAGCAAGAGCAAGATTAGATGCTTCAAATGCTGGTCTCAACCAAAAGAGAGCAAAACTGGCTCATCTTCAAGCATCTAAAGCTGAGCTCCTCGATGCTCAGATGCAGACTAAACAGTCCGAATCTGAATTAAGAAACATCCTAGCAGACTTGAAATCAAGATTGGAAGAGGAGAACAGAAGGCTGGAAAGTGACAGGGTTCTCTTTGCCATAGATAACATTGAGAAACCTGATATCCAATTGCCAGAAAGGAATTGGCAGCTGAGTGGCAAAGCTACTGAATTACTTAAGTCTGAGGAAGAAAAAACAAAGAtacaaaatcaaataaagcaGACTAGGGAAAATTTGGGgatgaaaaaaaaggaaactgAAGAGTTGAACGTGAAAATGCTGAAGTCGGAGAGTGAAATTGAGGCTATTGAAAAGGAGATACAGAATGGTTTGCAGTTGGTAGAGGAGATGGGTAACAAGCTTCAAAGTGTCATCCGGGAGAAGGAGATGATCTTGGAAATGAAAGAGGACGGGAAGCATGAGTTTGAGAGCATGATTCTTGAGTACCATGAAAGTATGTTCGAAGCCTCGTTGAAGGAGGAAGAGTTGCAGATTCTGGATGAAGCATTGCACTtggaaatgaaaaaaatagaagatttaCAAAGAGCTAAAGCTCGTGCCACGACCAGAAAAAGTCAGTTGCTGAATGCATTGTCATGCCAATCATGCTCTTTCTCCGACAAGGTAGAGGAGGATCTACATGATATACGAAGGTCAGTGCTAGAGCTGAACCCGTTGCTTGGAATTGATAGTTTGGGTGACAGTTAA